TGCTATGAGAATAATGCCACTGGCCTTTTACGATAATATTTCAAGAGACGATATCCGTGATAGCTGCCGCATCACACACAGAAATGATGAAGCATACGCAGGAGCACTGGCGGTCGTGTTAACCCTGCGGGCAATATTGAACGGAGCCTGGACAGGAGAAGAAGATCTCCTGGATATGCTGATACAACAGTTACCCGATACAAATGTCAGAGACCGGTTCATTACCATCAGCGCATACAGTGGTGTACCCACCATACCAGCTGTTGCCGCACTGGGTAATAACGGCTATGTGGTAAACTCTGTTCCTTTTGCCATATTTGCAGCCACGCGGGCTTACACGATGGGCATTGAAACCATGTTACAGGCAGTTATTGATGCGGGAGGTGATACTGACACCAACGCTTCTATCGCCGGACAAATAGCAGGATGCCTGCTTGGTATAAAGGCCATTCCATTATCACTGCTGGAAAAACTACAGGCTTTACCAGACTATCCGTGGATGCAGCGCATTATTACGCAGACTATCAACAGCTCTCACTTTACCACTCATCCCAGGTAATAATTAATTAATACAAAGCCTCTATCGGGTGGAATATCTTTGCGCGTCATATAAAACGCCGGCTAGTAAATCAGAAAATATGAAAAAAGGATTTGTTTTAGGTATGCTGATGCTGCTCTCACTCAGCACCTTTGCCCAACAGGCACAACATGTGGTATTAATAACGATAGACGGACTCCGTCCCACCTTCTACACAGACACCCTCTTTCAAGCACCACATCTGCATGAGATTGCGGAAAACGGCGTGTATGCGAGACGCGTTAACAGCGTGTTTCCATCTATGACCTATCCAGCACACACTGCTATTGTAACAGGCGTATGGCCGGTGAAGCATGGCATCTACTTCAATAACATGTTCAATCCGAATGGTCCTTCCAATGCACCTTACTGGAACGACAGTTCGATCAAAGTACCCACTATATGGCGTCAGGCGCAGCAGAAAGGGTTGAAGGTGGCCGCGCTTTTGTGGCCGGTATCTGCTGATGCACCTGTGATGTATAACATTCCGGATATCGGTAGCCTGGGCGACAGCGTACGGGAAGCCTATTCAAAGCCTGCAGGTTTTATTGCTGATCTCAAAAATAATGTATTCAACAATGCGGACCATATTGAATATGGCTACGATCATAATGTGGCGAAGATCGCTTCCTACGTGATCAAAAAAGACCAGCCCAACCTGATGACCATCCACTTCTTTTCTGTTGATCATTATCAGCACGAGGAGGGTTTGCACGGTGATAAGGTAATGGCTGCCGTCGCAGATGCTGACAGCAGTGTAGGCATGATCATCGATGCGCTGAAAGAAGCGGGTATATGGGAAAAGACCGTGCTCATTGTCACCGGTGACCACGGTTTCCTGGATGTAAACACAACTGTCAATCCGA
The DNA window shown above is from Chitinophaga agri and carries:
- a CDS encoding ADP-ribosylglycohydrolase family protein; this translates as MSNKSPIPTRRERFEAAVLTGAIGDAWGAGYENYVSPIQPKTFYLHPVETTAPTWMLTDDTQLTLASCEALTDARGFSPQVLAEHLVRYYREQRIAGIGASTLKAVQELSAGAHWSQAGRTGEYAAGNGAAMRIMPLAFYDNISRDDIRDSCRITHRNDEAYAGALAVVLTLRAILNGAWTGEEDLLDMLIQQLPDTNVRDRFITISAYSGVPTIPAVAALGNNGYVVNSVPFAIFAATRAYTMGIETMLQAVIDAGGDTDTNASIAGQIAGCLLGIKAIPLSLLEKLQALPDYPWMQRIITQTINSSHFTTHPR
- a CDS encoding alkaline phosphatase family protein; its protein translation is MKKGFVLGMLMLLSLSTFAQQAQHVVLITIDGLRPTFYTDTLFQAPHLHEIAENGVYARRVNSVFPSMTYPAHTAIVTGVWPVKHGIYFNNMFNPNGPSNAPYWNDSSIKVPTIWRQAQQKGLKVAALLWPVSADAPVMYNIPDIGSLGDSVREAYSKPAGFIADLKNNVFNNADHIEYGYDHNVAKIASYVIKKDQPNLMTIHFFSVDHYQHEEGLHGDKVMAAVADADSSVGMIIDALKEAGIWEKTVLIVTGDHGFLDVNTTVNPNVWLAKAGLITDVKKDDWKAQFYAVGGSSYLYLKDKKDTKTLQQVKDILAGLSPEEQALFRIIDRKQIKKVGGNPEVALALSGEKGASFGNAVKGEAVKPGHGGAHGYYPDSWQIRTGFLACGPGIEKGGEIEEMNLRDITPVLAKILRISMPGVDGKIPAGLMTK